Proteins co-encoded in one Ralstonia sp. RRA genomic window:
- the murJ gene encoding murein biosynthesis integral membrane protein MurJ, protein MNLLKTLATISGLTMLSRITGLIRETLIARAFGASVYTDAFNVAFRIPNLLRRLSAEGAFSQAFVPILGEFKNRQGEHETRALVDSVATVMTWFLVIISALGVIGAPLIVTAVATGFKEHESQAYISAIFMTRVMFPYIGLVSLVALASGILNTWRQFAVPAFTPVLLNLSFIVAAVFVAPFLETPIYAQAYAVMVGGILQLAIQVPSLRKVGMLPRVSFNVRAAWHHPGVRRVLKQMLPATLSVSVAQISLIINTNIASRLPAGSVSWLNYADRLMEFPTALLGVALGTILLPSLSKASAEDHREEYSSLLDWGLRLTVLLALPSAVGLFVFGAPLTATLFHYGKFTGMDVEMTRQALTSYGVGLVGLIVIKILAPGFYARQDIRTPVKIALVVLAVTQLSNYVFVPVFGHAGLALSISFGATINAALLFFGLRRRGYYHPLPGWGLFLAQVTSAVLLLAGLLLWLAHNFDWVGLGGKPLVRIALLGASLVLCAVVYFGTLWLTGLKFSTFRKKAI, encoded by the coding sequence TTGAATCTCCTCAAAACCCTCGCCACGATCAGCGGCCTGACGATGCTCTCGCGCATCACCGGGCTCATCCGCGAAACGCTGATCGCCCGTGCCTTTGGCGCCTCGGTCTACACCGACGCCTTCAACGTCGCCTTCCGCATCCCCAATCTGCTGCGCCGGCTCTCGGCCGAGGGGGCGTTCTCGCAAGCTTTCGTGCCGATTCTGGGGGAATTCAAGAACCGCCAGGGTGAGCATGAAACGCGCGCGCTGGTCGATTCTGTGGCCACGGTGATGACGTGGTTCCTGGTGATCATCTCGGCGCTGGGCGTGATCGGCGCGCCGTTGATCGTCACCGCCGTGGCGACGGGCTTCAAGGAACACGAGAGCCAGGCCTATATCTCGGCGATCTTCATGACGCGGGTGATGTTTCCGTACATCGGCCTGGTGTCCCTGGTGGCGCTGGCCTCGGGCATTCTGAATACGTGGCGGCAGTTTGCCGTGCCCGCCTTCACGCCGGTACTGCTGAACCTGTCGTTCATCGTGGCGGCGGTGTTCGTAGCGCCGTTTCTTGAGACGCCCATCTATGCGCAGGCCTATGCGGTGATGGTGGGCGGCATCCTGCAGTTGGCGATCCAGGTTCCGTCGCTGCGCAAAGTGGGGATGTTGCCGCGCGTGTCGTTCAACGTGCGGGCGGCGTGGCACCATCCGGGCGTGCGGCGCGTGCTCAAGCAAATGCTGCCGGCCACACTGTCGGTGTCGGTGGCGCAGATCAGTCTCATCATCAATACCAACATCGCGTCGCGCCTGCCGGCGGGCAGCGTGTCCTGGCTGAACTACGCAGACCGGCTGATGGAGTTCCCGACCGCGCTGCTGGGCGTGGCGCTGGGGACGATCCTGCTGCCGAGCCTGTCCAAGGCCAGCGCAGAAGATCACCGTGAAGAGTATTCCTCCCTGCTCGACTGGGGCCTGCGGCTGACGGTGCTGCTGGCACTGCCATCGGCGGTGGGGCTGTTCGTCTTCGGGGCGCCGCTCACGGCCACGCTGTTCCACTACGGCAAATTCACGGGCATGGACGTCGAGATGACGCGTCAGGCACTGACGTCCTACGGCGTCGGGCTGGTCGGCCTGATCGTCATCAAGATCCTGGCGCCGGGCTTCTATGCGCGGCAGGACATCCGCACGCCGGTGAAGATCGCGCTGGTGGTGCTGGCGGTCACGCAGCTCTCCAACTACGTCTTTGTGCCGGTGTTCGGCCATGCCGGCCTGGCGCTGTCCATCAGCTTTGGTGCGACCATCAATGCGGCGCTGCTGTTCTTCGGACTGCGCCGCCGCGGCTACTACCACCCGCTGCCGGGCTGGGGGCTGTTCCTGGCCCAGGTGACGTCGGCCGTGCTGCTGCTGGCCGGCCTGCTACTCTGGCTCGCACACAATTTTGATTGGGTGGGATTGGGGGGCAAGCCGCTCGTGCGCATCGCCTTGCTGGGGGCAAGCCTGGTCCTGTGCGCGGTGGTGTATTTCGGTACACTGTGGCTAACCGGTTTGAAGTTCTCCACGTTCAGAAAGAAGGCGATCTGA
- a CDS encoding SirB1 family protein, protein MTTKVLDYFSALVADDDSIPLTETALSIAQDAYPDLDLQAELAAIDVLVARIKNRVAEGTPAIQRLRLLNQFFYRELGFGPNANDYYDPENSYLNAVLQSRRGIPISLAVLLMEIGQQIGLPLKGVSFPNHFLVRMSIPAGEVVLDPLTGQTLSKEELQDMLDPYLEKEGIEDPNSVPLGVFLQVATHREIIARLLRNLKAIYLQESRWQRLLAVQQRLVILLPDSIEEVRDRGLAYANLECFRPALEDLEAYVDARPDAADTAKLKERMPTLRAMSKNLN, encoded by the coding sequence ATGACCACCAAAGTCCTCGATTATTTTTCGGCCCTGGTCGCGGACGACGACAGCATTCCCCTCACCGAAACCGCCCTGTCCATCGCACAGGACGCGTATCCGGACCTGGACCTGCAGGCGGAGCTGGCAGCCATCGACGTGCTGGTCGCGCGGATCAAGAACCGCGTGGCCGAGGGCACGCCGGCCATCCAGCGCTTGCGCCTGCTCAATCAGTTCTTCTACCGCGAGCTGGGCTTCGGGCCCAACGCCAACGATTACTACGACCCCGAGAACTCCTACCTGAACGCCGTGCTGCAGAGCCGGCGCGGCATCCCGATTTCATTGGCGGTGCTGCTGATGGAGATCGGCCAGCAGATCGGCCTGCCGCTCAAAGGCGTGTCCTTCCCGAATCACTTCCTGGTGCGGATGAGCATTCCTGCCGGCGAAGTCGTGCTCGATCCGCTGACGGGGCAAACGCTGTCGAAGGAAGAACTGCAGGACATGCTCGACCCGTACCTGGAAAAGGAAGGCATCGAAGACCCGAACTCGGTGCCGCTCGGGGTGTTCCTGCAGGTGGCGACGCACCGGGAGATCATCGCGCGCCTGCTGCGCAATCTGAAGGCGATCTATCTGCAGGAATCGCGCTGGCAGCGCTTGCTGGCGGTGCAGCAGCGGCTGGTGATTCTGCTGCCGGATTCGATTGAAGAAGTGCGCGACAGGGGGCTGGCCTACGCCAACCTGGAATGCTTCCGGCCCGCGCTAGAAGACCTGGAAGCCTACGTGGACGCCCGGCCCGACGCGGCCGATACGGCCAAGCTCAAGGAGCGCATGCCAACGCTGCGCGCCATGAGCAAGAACCTCAACTAA
- a CDS encoding VTT domain-containing protein: MQLVDIVLHVDKSLGLLIQQYGAWVYVLLFAIVFAETGLVVLPFLPGDTLLFIAGAMCATGQMDAWLLIVLLVIAATTGNTVNYFVGSWIGPKVFDGHIRFLDHEALMKTHGFYERHGGKTLVMARFIPVVRTFAPFVAGVSKMTFAKFQLFNMIGAVLWVGLLVASGVFFGNLPMVRDHLNTIVLIGLGAAIVPLMLGGLWKLLKRRRGAVVQK; this comes from the coding sequence ATGCAATTGGTCGACATCGTGCTGCATGTCGACAAATCGTTGGGCCTGCTCATTCAGCAGTACGGCGCGTGGGTGTATGTGCTGCTGTTTGCCATTGTGTTTGCCGAGACCGGCCTGGTGGTGCTGCCCTTCCTGCCGGGCGATACGCTCCTCTTCATTGCCGGCGCCATGTGCGCGACCGGCCAGATGGATGCCTGGCTGCTGATCGTGCTGCTGGTGATTGCCGCCACAACAGGCAACACCGTCAACTACTTCGTTGGCTCATGGATCGGCCCCAAGGTGTTTGACGGTCACATCCGCTTCCTCGACCACGAAGCGCTGATGAAGACGCACGGCTTCTATGAGCGCCACGGCGGCAAGACGCTGGTGATGGCGCGCTTCATTCCGGTGGTGCGGACGTTCGCGCCGTTCGTGGCCGGCGTGTCGAAGATGACGTTTGCCAAATTCCAGCTCTTCAACATGATCGGCGCCGTGCTGTGGGTCGGTCTGCTGGTGGCTTCAGGCGTGTTCTTCGGCAATCTGCCGATGGTGCGTGACCATCTGAACACCATCGTGCTCATCGGCCTGGGCGCGGCGATTGTACCGCTGATGCTGGGCGGGCTGTGGAAGCTGCTCAAGCGCCGTCGCGGCGCGGTGGTGCAGAAGTAA
- the mutL gene encoding DNA mismatch repair endonuclease MutL — protein sequence MNSAPDSVTLAAAPARRPIRPLPDQLISQIAAGEVVERPASVVKELLENALDAGATQLQIKLEEGGVRRIAITDNGGGIPAGELPVALMRHATSKIGSLEELESVATLGFRGEALASIASVAELTLTSRTANDAHATQIVAQTGRAQPASGGVGTTVDVQHLYFNTPARRKFLKTEQTELGHCMEVIRRTALARPDVAISVHHNGKPLEHWNATQADSRTAAVLGTDFARARLPFEEQAGELRIFGFAGLPTASRGRADHQFFYVNGRFVRDRLLTHAVRSAYEDVLHGDRFPAYVLCLELPPEAVDVNVHPSKIEVRFRDSRAVHQFVYHAIQRALSRHAGEQGDSLRTDIADAPGIAATPSPADNTTRWINQMAARQTSLGIAQPRAEYLSMMRGDSTPMPSSRPAWMADVPSAATLFDGSTATAEAPISAPAAPSAETESDDDAHPLGFAVAQLHGIYVLAQNTRGMVLVDMHAAHERILYEQLKTALEAKRVEVQPLLIPVTFAASPVEIGTAEEFRDTLTLLGFDISAVSPTTLAVRSVPTLLQKADAQALARDVLRDLQAYGGSRVLAERQNELLATLACHSAVRANRRLNIDEMNALLRQMEATERADQCNHGRPTWIQLTVADLDRLFLRGQ from the coding sequence ATGAATTCCGCCCCTGATTCCGTCACCCTCGCCGCCGCCCCCGCCCGCCGCCCCATCCGCCCGCTTCCCGATCAGCTGATCAGCCAGATCGCGGCCGGTGAGGTGGTCGAGCGGCCGGCCTCCGTGGTCAAGGAACTGCTGGAAAACGCGCTGGATGCCGGTGCAACGCAGCTCCAGATCAAGCTGGAAGAAGGTGGCGTGCGGCGCATCGCCATTACCGACAACGGCGGCGGCATTCCGGCGGGCGAACTGCCCGTTGCGCTGATGCGGCATGCGACCAGCAAGATCGGCTCGCTGGAAGAGCTGGAATCGGTGGCGACGCTAGGGTTTCGCGGCGAAGCGCTGGCCTCGATTGCCTCAGTGGCGGAATTGACGCTCACCTCACGCACGGCCAATGACGCGCACGCCACGCAAATCGTCGCGCAAACGGGGCGCGCGCAGCCGGCTTCAGGCGGCGTCGGCACCACGGTCGATGTGCAGCACCTGTACTTCAACACGCCCGCACGCCGCAAATTCCTGAAGACCGAGCAAACCGAGCTGGGTCATTGCATGGAAGTGATCCGCCGCACCGCGCTCGCACGGCCCGATGTGGCCATCTCCGTGCATCACAACGGCAAGCCGTTGGAGCACTGGAATGCCACGCAGGCCGACAGTCGTACGGCGGCTGTGCTCGGTACAGACTTCGCCCGTGCGCGCCTGCCGTTCGAAGAGCAAGCCGGCGAGCTACGCATCTTCGGCTTTGCCGGCCTGCCGACCGCCTCGCGCGGCCGGGCGGACCACCAGTTCTTCTACGTCAACGGCCGCTTCGTGCGCGACCGCCTGCTCACCCACGCCGTGCGCAGCGCTTACGAAGACGTGCTGCACGGCGACCGCTTCCCCGCCTATGTGTTGTGCCTGGAGCTGCCGCCCGAAGCCGTGGACGTGAACGTGCATCCGTCCAAGATCGAGGTGCGCTTTCGCGACAGCCGAGCGGTGCACCAGTTCGTCTATCACGCAATTCAGCGCGCGCTGTCACGCCACGCGGGCGAACAGGGCGACAGCCTGCGCACTGACATCGCGGATGCACCGGGCATTGCGGCCACGCCTTCGCCCGCCGACAACACGACGCGCTGGATCAACCAGATGGCTGCGCGGCAAACGTCGCTCGGCATTGCGCAACCGCGTGCGGAATACCTGTCGATGATGCGTGGGGACAGCACGCCAATGCCGTCGAGCCGCCCGGCGTGGATGGCGGACGTGCCAAGCGCTGCAACGCTGTTCGACGGCAGCACCGCAACCGCCGAGGCGCCCATTTCCGCGCCTGCAGCTCCGAGCGCAGAAACGGAATCCGATGACGATGCTCACCCGCTCGGCTTCGCGGTCGCCCAACTGCATGGCATCTACGTGCTGGCGCAGAACACGCGCGGCATGGTGCTGGTCGACATGCACGCCGCGCACGAGCGCATCCTCTACGAACAGCTCAAGACTGCCCTGGAAGCCAAGCGCGTCGAGGTGCAGCCGCTGCTGATTCCCGTCACGTTTGCTGCAAGCCCGGTGGAAATTGGCACCGCCGAGGAGTTCCGCGACACGCTCACGCTGCTGGGCTTCGACATCTCCGCTGTATCACCCACCACACTGGCGGTGCGTTCTGTACCGACACTGCTGCAAAAGGCCGACGCACAGGCGCTCGCCCGCGACGTATTGCGCGATCTGCAGGCCTACGGCGGCTCGCGTGTGCTGGCCGAGCGCCAGAACGAACTGCTCGCCACGCTCGCTTGCCATTCCGCCGTGCGCGCCAACCGCCGTCTGAACATCGACGAAATGAACGCGCTGCTGCGCCAGATGGAAGCCACCGAACGCGCCGACCAATGCAACCACGGTCGCCCGACGTGGATCCAGCTCACTGTGGCTGACCTGGACCGCCTGTTCCTGCGTGGCCAGTGA